The segment GGCGTCATCGGCACCGAGGCCACGATCAACAGCGGCGCCTATGAGAAGGCCATCAAGCGGCTCGCGCCCGATGTCAAGGTAACGAGTCTTGCCTGTCCGCTCTTCGTGCCGCTGGCTGAAGAGGGATGGACGGACAACGACGTGGCGGAGCTGGTTGCTGAAAAATATCTTGCTCCGTTCCGAAAAACAGGCATTGACATGCTGGTGTTGGGCTGCACGCATTATCCGCTGCTCAAAGCGGTGATCAGCAAGGCTGTCGGTCCCGGGATAACGCTGATCGACTCGGCGACCGAAACGGCCAAGGAAGTGGCCGATGTGCTTGAGAAACTTAAATGGCGGGGGAGCGGAAAAGGCGAGGGGATCCGGAAATTTTATGTGACCGACACGCCGGTGCGCTTCGAGATGATCGGCAAACGGTTTCTCGGCGATTCGCTGCTTCACGCGGAGCAGGTGAAGGTGGGAGGAGTGTAGCGCAGCTTTCGACCGCAACCAGATCAATCGATAGCATGAAACGGCTGTGATGTCCGTATCGGTGAACGTCTTTAAGACGAATGCAACCTTCGAACGAGAAAAGGGTTCAAACAGCTATGCAACCATGCCACGTTTTGCGGAGAAACAATATGCTGCACCGCGGCAGCCCGGCCATGATGCCGTACAGGGGGAAACGGATGGAAGTCCGATAAGGTGAACGCGATGAATAAAGAATGTGAACGGACAAGAAAAGCGCTCCCTGCTTATCTGCGCGGACATGTGTTTCGGACCACGCGGGTCAGGATCGACCGGCATCTGCAAGCCTGTGTGGTTTGCAGATCCGAGTTCGAAGCGCTCAAGAGCATGGAGGAAACCCGTCAGCTCCTGAAATACATCGACTCGCCCGAGGGTGTCGCGCACCGGGTGAAGGAAGGCGTTTCCGCGCTTACAAAATTCAAGAAGCTCCTGTATCGGCCGTTATGGCTCGCGGGG is part of the Nitrospirota bacterium genome and harbors:
- the murI gene encoding glutamate racemase, whose translation is MMQKAIGIFDSGIGGLTVLKEIVAKLPDENIIYLGDTARVPYGIRSAETVTRYSFENTNFLLSQEIKMLVVACNTATAVSLDAVKKEFPLPVIGVLEPGARAAVAATKTRKVGVIGTEATINSGAYEKAIKRLAPDVKVTSLACPLFVPLAEEGWTDNDVAELVAEKYLAPFRKTGIDMLVLGCTHYPLLKAVISKAVGPGITLIDSATETAKEVADVLEKLKWRGSGKGEGIRKFYVTDTPVRFEMIGKRFLGDSLLHAEQVKVGGV